The following are encoded in a window of Scleropages formosus chromosome 7, fSclFor1.1, whole genome shotgun sequence genomic DNA:
- the afg3l2 gene encoding mitochondrial inner membrane m-AAA protease component AFG3L2 isoform X2 yields MAHRYFLLSSGCRTLFKSLFSPHIRNGASSSSLACGLPDTQLVLYKGTILASVLGTYRRLCSKPPKGFEKFFPNNSPKSSEAKPTKAEAKEAKPANAQKASGRSSGGGSDSSGGGSAGGGGRRGGRKEDSNWWTRLQKGEIPWDDKEFRMYFLSAAAFWTTVGYYFFFRNAAQEVTWKDFVNSYLSKGVVDRLEVINKRYVKVIFSPGKAPVSGYVWFNIGSVDTFERNLETAQVELGIEGENRLPVVYTSESDGSFLLSMLPTVLIIAFLLFTLRRGPAAGGRPGRGMGGLFSVGETTAKVLRDEIDVKFKDVAGCEEAKLEIMEFVNFLKNPKQYQDLGAKIPKGAILTGPPGTGKTLLAKATAGEANVPFITVNGSEFLEMFVGVGPARVRDLFVLARKNAPCILFIDEIDAVGRKRGRGNFGGQSEQENTLNQLLVEMDGFNTATNVVVLAGTNRPDILDPALMRPGRFDRQIYIGPPDIKGRASIFKVHLRPLKLDSSLDKGTLARKMAALTPGFSGADIANVCNEAALIAARHLSDTITQKHFEQAIERVIGGLEKKTQVLQPEEKKTVAYHEAGHAVAGWYLEHADPLLKVSIIPRGKGLGYAQYLPKEQYLYTKEQLLDRMCMTLGGRVSEEIFFSRITTGAQDDLRKVTQSAYAQIVQFGMNDKVGQVSFDLPRQGEMVLEKPYSEATARLIDSEVRQLINTAYQRTHALLSEKKAEVEKVALRLLEKEVLDKNDMVELLGQRPFAEKSTYEEFVEGTGSMDEDTSLPEGLKDWNKERDKDKEESTDEQIARQITGGMPF; encoded by the exons ATGGCACATCGGTacttcctcctctcctcagGCTGTAGGACCCTCTTTAAAAGTCTATTTTCTCCTCACATCCGAAACggagcttcttcttcttccctg GCATGCGGGCTACCTGACACCCAGCTTGTACTCTATAAGGGAACAATTCTGGCCAGTGTGCTCGGGACCTACAGAAGACTTTGCTCCAAACCTCCGAAAG GGTTTGAGAAATTTTTCCCCAATAACAGTCCTAAGAGCAGCGAGGCCAAGCCGACCAAAGCGGAAGCTAAAG AGGCCAAGCCTGCCAATGCACAGAAAGCCTCTGGGAGATCATCTGGAGGAGGGAGTGACAGTAGTGGTGGGGGATcagctggtgggggagggagaaGAGGTGGGAGAAAGGAGGACTCAAACTGGTGGACCCGGTTACAGAAG GGTGAGATACCCTGGGACGATAAGGAGTTCCGCATGTACTTCCTGAGTGCAGCAGCCTTCTGGACCACGGTTGGCTACTATTTCTTCTTCCGCAATGCTGCCCAGGAGGTCACTTGGAAGGACTTTGTCAACAGTTACCTCTCCAAGGGAGTT GTTGACAGACTGGAAGTGATCAACAAGCGCTATGTCAAAGTCATCTTTTCTCCTGGAAAGGCTCCAGTCAGCGGA TATGTGTGGTTCAACATTGGCAGCGTTGATACGTTTGAGCGAAATCTTGAGACAGCGCAGGTGGAGCTTGGCATCGAGGGGGAGAACAGGCTGCCGGTGGTCTACACCTCTGAGAGTGATGG TTCCTTCCTCCTGAGCATGCTTCCCACAGTGCTGATCATCGCCTTCCTGCTCTTCACACTGCGACGTGGCCCTGCAGCTGGCGGACGTCCTGGCCGTGGTATGGGTGGCCTTTTCAGTGTGGGTGAAACCACTGCCAAGGTGCTGCGTGATGAGATTGATGTCAAGTTTAAAGATGTGGCAGGCTGTGAGGAGGCCAAACTTGAGATCATGGAGTTTGTCAACTTCTTGAAGAACCCTAAGCAGTACCAGGACCTGGGTGCTAAGATCCCCAAG GGAGCCATCCTGACAGGACCCCCTGGTACAGGAAAGACCCTGTTGGCCAAAGCCACTGCTGGGGAGGCCAACGTCCCCTTCATCACAGTCAACGGCTCAGAGTTCCTGGAGATGTTTGTTGGCGTGGGGCCAGCGAGg GTTCGAGACTTGTTTGTACTGGCCCGTAAAAATGCCCCCTGTATCCTTTTCATTGATGAAATTGACGCAGTGGGACGCAAGAGAGGTCGGGGCAATTTTGGTGGACAAAGTGAGCAGGAGAACACCCTCAACCAGTTACTGGTGGAAATGGACG GGTTCAACACAGCCACAAATGTGGTGGTGCTCGCAGGCACCAATAGACCTGACATCTTGGATCCAGCGCTCATGAGACCTGGCCGCTTTGACAGGCAGATATATATTG GCCCCCCTGACATTAAGGGCCGGGCGTCCATCTTCAAAGTGCACCTGAGGCCTCTGAAGCTGGATTCAAGCTTGGACAAGGGGACTCTGGCCAGGAAGATGGCAGCACTTACGCCAGGTTTCTCAG GGGCTGACATTGCCAATGTGTGCAATGAAGCAGCACTAATAGCTGCTCGACACCTCTCAGACACCATCACCCAGAAGCACTTTGAGCAGGCCATTGAACGCGTCATAGGAG GCCTTGAGAAGAAGACCCAGGTGCTCCAGCCTGAGGAGAAGAAGACTGTGGCATATCATGAGGCCGGCCATGCCGTTGCAGGGTGGTACTTGGAACATGCAGACCCCCTGCTGAAG GTGTCCATCATCCCTCGGGGGAAGGGTCTGGGCTATGCCCAGTATCTGCCCAAAGAGCAGTATCTCTACACAAAGGAACAGCTGCTGGATCGCATGTGCATGACCCTTGGGGGGCGTGTATCTGAGGAGATTTTCTTCAGCAGGATCACCACAGGGGCTCAGGATGACTTGAGAAAAGTCACTCAAAGCGCCTATGCTCAG ATTGTACAATTTGGAATGAATGACAAGGTGGGCCAGGTATCCTTCGACCTCCCACGGCAAGGCGAGATGGTGCTGGAGAAGCCCTACAGCGAGGCCACAGCTCGCCTCATCGACTCAGAAGTGCGGCAGCTCATCAACACAGCATACCAACGCACCCATGCCCTGCTGTCAGAGAAGAAAGCTGAAGTGGAGAAG GTGGCGCTTCGCCTACTGGAGAAAGAGGTGCTGGACAAGAACGACATGGTGGAGTTGCTGGGCCAGCGGCCTTTCGCCGAAAAGTCGACATATGAGGAGTTTGTGGAGGGTACGGGGAGTATGGATGAGGACACCTCTCTACCCGAGGGTCTGAAGGACTGGAACAAGGAGCGtgacaaggacaaggaggagaGCACTGATGAGCAGATTGCGCGGCAGATCACAGGCGGAATGCCTTTCTGA
- the LOC114910984 gene encoding cell death activator CIDE-A-like, with protein MEYAKALVPVSVVRRVSIVGKSFSWLALPAAQPRPFKMTTYDRCQRIGLMASSLEDLLSKTKDSLFLTCPLLTVVLEEDGTLVESEDFFCSLPNNTQFMVLEKGQEWAPVQAKKTEVVKLTFDLYKLHPKDFIGCLNIKARLYGMYTVSYDIECMGAKHVLTSSLCCLAHVTNTVGHLLLCGSSLILQYFSESDS; from the exons ATGGAATATGCTAAAGCTCTGGTGCCGGTGTCTGTGGTGAG GAGGGTGTCTATAGTTGGCAAGTCCTTTAGTTGGTTGGCGCTGCCTGCTGCTCAACCTCGTCCCTTTAAGATGACCACTTACGACCGCTGTCAACGGATAGGTTTGATGGCCAGCTCCCTGGAGGACCTGCTGAGTAAG ACCAAAGACTCCCTATTTCTGACCTGTCCGCTCCTGACTGTGGTGCTGGAAGAGGATGGCACGCTTGTGGAGTCGGAGGACTTCTTCTGCTCCCTGCCTAACAACACACAGTTCATGGTGCTGGAGAAAGGCCAAGAATGGGCACCAGTTCAG GCTAAGAAGACAGAAGTAGTCaagctgacctttgacctgtaCAAACTGCATCCAAAGGACTTCATTGGATGCCTGAACATCAAAGCTAGGCTGTATGGAATGTACACGGTGTCGTATGACATCGAGTGCATGGGGGCAAAACATGTGCTTAC ATCAAGCCTGTGCTGCCTGGCCCATGTGACCAACACAGTGGGACACCTGCTCCTCTGTGGCTCTTCCTTAATCTTGCAGTATTTTTCAGAATCTGACTCCTAG
- the afg3l2 gene encoding mitochondrial inner membrane m-AAA protease component AFG3L2 isoform X1 — MAHRYFLLSSGCRTLFKSLFSPHIRNGASSSSLACGLPDTQLVLYKGTILASVLGTYRRLCSKPPKGFEKFFPNNSPKSSEAKPTKAEAKEAKPANAQKASGRSSGGGSDSSGGGSAGGGGRRGGRKEDSNWWTRLQKGEIPWDDKEFRMYFLSAAAFWTTVGYYFFFRNAAQEVTWKDFVNSYLSKGVVDRLEVINKRYVKVIFSPGKAPVSGQYVWFNIGSVDTFERNLETAQVELGIEGENRLPVVYTSESDGSFLLSMLPTVLIIAFLLFTLRRGPAAGGRPGRGMGGLFSVGETTAKVLRDEIDVKFKDVAGCEEAKLEIMEFVNFLKNPKQYQDLGAKIPKGAILTGPPGTGKTLLAKATAGEANVPFITVNGSEFLEMFVGVGPARVRDLFVLARKNAPCILFIDEIDAVGRKRGRGNFGGQSEQENTLNQLLVEMDGFNTATNVVVLAGTNRPDILDPALMRPGRFDRQIYIGPPDIKGRASIFKVHLRPLKLDSSLDKGTLARKMAALTPGFSGADIANVCNEAALIAARHLSDTITQKHFEQAIERVIGGLEKKTQVLQPEEKKTVAYHEAGHAVAGWYLEHADPLLKVSIIPRGKGLGYAQYLPKEQYLYTKEQLLDRMCMTLGGRVSEEIFFSRITTGAQDDLRKVTQSAYAQIVQFGMNDKVGQVSFDLPRQGEMVLEKPYSEATARLIDSEVRQLINTAYQRTHALLSEKKAEVEKVALRLLEKEVLDKNDMVELLGQRPFAEKSTYEEFVEGTGSMDEDTSLPEGLKDWNKERDKDKEESTDEQIARQITGGMPF, encoded by the exons ATGGCACATCGGTacttcctcctctcctcagGCTGTAGGACCCTCTTTAAAAGTCTATTTTCTCCTCACATCCGAAACggagcttcttcttcttccctg GCATGCGGGCTACCTGACACCCAGCTTGTACTCTATAAGGGAACAATTCTGGCCAGTGTGCTCGGGACCTACAGAAGACTTTGCTCCAAACCTCCGAAAG GGTTTGAGAAATTTTTCCCCAATAACAGTCCTAAGAGCAGCGAGGCCAAGCCGACCAAAGCGGAAGCTAAAG AGGCCAAGCCTGCCAATGCACAGAAAGCCTCTGGGAGATCATCTGGAGGAGGGAGTGACAGTAGTGGTGGGGGATcagctggtgggggagggagaaGAGGTGGGAGAAAGGAGGACTCAAACTGGTGGACCCGGTTACAGAAG GGTGAGATACCCTGGGACGATAAGGAGTTCCGCATGTACTTCCTGAGTGCAGCAGCCTTCTGGACCACGGTTGGCTACTATTTCTTCTTCCGCAATGCTGCCCAGGAGGTCACTTGGAAGGACTTTGTCAACAGTTACCTCTCCAAGGGAGTT GTTGACAGACTGGAAGTGATCAACAAGCGCTATGTCAAAGTCATCTTTTCTCCTGGAAAGGCTCCAGTCAGCGGA CAGTATGTGTGGTTCAACATTGGCAGCGTTGATACGTTTGAGCGAAATCTTGAGACAGCGCAGGTGGAGCTTGGCATCGAGGGGGAGAACAGGCTGCCGGTGGTCTACACCTCTGAGAGTGATGG TTCCTTCCTCCTGAGCATGCTTCCCACAGTGCTGATCATCGCCTTCCTGCTCTTCACACTGCGACGTGGCCCTGCAGCTGGCGGACGTCCTGGCCGTGGTATGGGTGGCCTTTTCAGTGTGGGTGAAACCACTGCCAAGGTGCTGCGTGATGAGATTGATGTCAAGTTTAAAGATGTGGCAGGCTGTGAGGAGGCCAAACTTGAGATCATGGAGTTTGTCAACTTCTTGAAGAACCCTAAGCAGTACCAGGACCTGGGTGCTAAGATCCCCAAG GGAGCCATCCTGACAGGACCCCCTGGTACAGGAAAGACCCTGTTGGCCAAAGCCACTGCTGGGGAGGCCAACGTCCCCTTCATCACAGTCAACGGCTCAGAGTTCCTGGAGATGTTTGTTGGCGTGGGGCCAGCGAGg GTTCGAGACTTGTTTGTACTGGCCCGTAAAAATGCCCCCTGTATCCTTTTCATTGATGAAATTGACGCAGTGGGACGCAAGAGAGGTCGGGGCAATTTTGGTGGACAAAGTGAGCAGGAGAACACCCTCAACCAGTTACTGGTGGAAATGGACG GGTTCAACACAGCCACAAATGTGGTGGTGCTCGCAGGCACCAATAGACCTGACATCTTGGATCCAGCGCTCATGAGACCTGGCCGCTTTGACAGGCAGATATATATTG GCCCCCCTGACATTAAGGGCCGGGCGTCCATCTTCAAAGTGCACCTGAGGCCTCTGAAGCTGGATTCAAGCTTGGACAAGGGGACTCTGGCCAGGAAGATGGCAGCACTTACGCCAGGTTTCTCAG GGGCTGACATTGCCAATGTGTGCAATGAAGCAGCACTAATAGCTGCTCGACACCTCTCAGACACCATCACCCAGAAGCACTTTGAGCAGGCCATTGAACGCGTCATAGGAG GCCTTGAGAAGAAGACCCAGGTGCTCCAGCCTGAGGAGAAGAAGACTGTGGCATATCATGAGGCCGGCCATGCCGTTGCAGGGTGGTACTTGGAACATGCAGACCCCCTGCTGAAG GTGTCCATCATCCCTCGGGGGAAGGGTCTGGGCTATGCCCAGTATCTGCCCAAAGAGCAGTATCTCTACACAAAGGAACAGCTGCTGGATCGCATGTGCATGACCCTTGGGGGGCGTGTATCTGAGGAGATTTTCTTCAGCAGGATCACCACAGGGGCTCAGGATGACTTGAGAAAAGTCACTCAAAGCGCCTATGCTCAG ATTGTACAATTTGGAATGAATGACAAGGTGGGCCAGGTATCCTTCGACCTCCCACGGCAAGGCGAGATGGTGCTGGAGAAGCCCTACAGCGAGGCCACAGCTCGCCTCATCGACTCAGAAGTGCGGCAGCTCATCAACACAGCATACCAACGCACCCATGCCCTGCTGTCAGAGAAGAAAGCTGAAGTGGAGAAG GTGGCGCTTCGCCTACTGGAGAAAGAGGTGCTGGACAAGAACGACATGGTGGAGTTGCTGGGCCAGCGGCCTTTCGCCGAAAAGTCGACATATGAGGAGTTTGTGGAGGGTACGGGGAGTATGGATGAGGACACCTCTCTACCCGAGGGTCTGAAGGACTGGAACAAGGAGCGtgacaaggacaaggaggagaGCACTGATGAGCAGATTGCGCGGCAGATCACAGGCGGAATGCCTTTCTGA
- the LOC114910918 gene encoding tubulin beta chain-like isoform X2 — protein sequence MREIVHIQTGQCGNQTGTKGFQLTHSLGGGTGSGMGTLLISKIREEFPDRIVNTFSVVPSPKVSDTVVEPYNATLSIHQLVDNTDETYCIDNEALYDICFRTLKLATPTYGDLNHLMSATMSGVTTSLRFPGQLNADLRKLAVNMVPFPRLHFFMPGFAPLTARGSQQYQALTVPELTQQMFDARNMMAACDPRRGRYLTVAAIFRGPMSMKEVDEQMLAIQCKNSSYFVEWIPNNVKVAVCDIPPRGLRMASTFIGNSTAIQELFRRISEQFGAMFRRKAFLHWFTGEGMDEMEFSEAESNMNDLVSEYQQYQEATAGEEATFEDEDEVE from the exons ATGAGGGAAATTGTGCACATACAGACAGGTCAATGTGGCAACCAAACTGGAACTAAG GGCTTCCAGCTCACGCATTCGCTGGGCGGGGGCACGGGATCCGGTATGGGCACCCTGCTCATCAGCAAGATCCGTGAGGAGTTCCCCGACCGCATCGTGAACACTTTCAGTGTGGTGCCTTCACCCAAGGTATCTGACACAGTGGTTGAGCCCTACAACGCCACGCTGTCCATCCACCAGCTGGTGGACAACACTGACGAGACCTATTGCATAGATAATGAGGCGCTCTATGACATCTGTTTCCGCACGCTCAAACTGGCCACCCCCACGTACGGGGACCTCAACCACCTGATGTCAGCCACCATGAGTGGGGTGACTACCTCCTTGCGCTTTCCCGGCCAACTCAATGCCGACCTGCGCAAGCTCGCCGTCAACATGGTGCCCTTCCCCCGCCTCCACTTTTTCATGCCTGGCTTTGCCCCCTTGACGGCCAGGGGCAGCCAACAGTACCAGGCCCTCACCGTACCTGAGCTCACCCAACAGATGTTTGATGCCAGGAACATGATGGCAGCCTGTGACCCACGACGTGGCCGCTACCTGACGGTGGCTGCCATATTTCGTGGGCCGATGTCCATGAAAGAGGTGGACGAGCAGATGCTGGCCATCCAGTGCAAGAATAGCAGCTACTTTGTGGAGTGGATCCCAAACAACGTGAAAGTGGCCGTGTGCGACATCCCTCCCAGAGGCCTCCGAATGGCCTCCACCTTTATCGGCAACAGCACGGCTATCCAAGAGCTGTTCAGACGCATCTCTGAGCAGTTCGGGGCCATGTTTCGACGCAAGGCCTTCCTGCACTGGTTTACTGGGGAGGGCATGGATGAGATGGAGTTCTCGGAAGCAGAGAGCAACATGAATGACCTTGTTTCTGAATACCAGCAGTACCAGGAAGCTACAGCTGGCGAAGAAGCAACATTTGAAGATGAGGATGAGGTCGAGTGA
- the LOC108937529 gene encoding transmembrane protease serine 2-like has protein sequence MKVLQVQLLLLVLYHVSLGGWLESDIAGGHNASKKYWTWMVAVFVEEPNAHTPKNEGASVKFQCGGSLITPEWVLTAAHCVQCLDPQQILVYVGIYETGKLDKNKRHKVKYFVQHEAYAPGILRNDIALLRLKDAVKGHEVSQLANKLDGFPPEASCLVAGWGETAQDAIERNHGGHSEV, from the exons ATGAAGGTCCTCCAAGTACAGCTGCTTCTTCTTGTTCTGTATCATG TGTCTCTTGGAGGTTGGCTGGAAAGTGACATTGCAGGAGGTCACAATGCGAGCAAGAAGTACTGGACGTGGATGGTGGCCGTGTTCGTGGAGGAACCCAACGCACATACACCGAAGAACGAAGGAGCATCTGTGAAGTTTCAATGCGGAGGATCTCTCATCACCCCCGAGTGGGTGCTCACAGCCGCGCACTGTGTCCA GTGCCTTGATCCCCAGCAAATACTCGTGTACGTTGGGATCTACGAGACTGGCAAGCTCGACAAAAACAAGAGACACAAAGTCAAATACTTTGTCCAGCACGAGGCGTACGCCCCGGGAATACTGAGGAACGACATAGCCCTCCTGAGGCTCAAAGACGCCGTGAAAGGACACGAGGTTTCCCAACTAGCCAACAAATTGGATGGATTCCCTCCAGAAGCATCCTGTTTGGTGGCTGGATGGGGCGAGACGGCGCAAGACG CAATTGAACGTAATCATGGTGGACACTCAGAAGTGTGA
- the LOC114910918 gene encoding tubulin beta-5 chain-like isoform X1, whose amino-acid sequence MREIVHIQTGQCGNQTGTKFWEVISDEHGVDATGNYVGDSALQLERINVYYNEASSQKYVPRAVLVDLEPGTMDSVRSGPFGQLFRPDNFIFGQTGAGNNWAKGHYTEGAELMDSVLDVVRKECEHCDCLQGFQLTHSLGGGTGSGMGTLLISKIREEFPDRIVNTFSVVPSPKVSDTVVEPYNATLSIHQLVDNTDETYCIDNEALYDICFRTLKLATPTYGDLNHLMSATMSGVTTSLRFPGQLNADLRKLAVNMVPFPRLHFFMPGFAPLTARGSQQYQALTVPELTQQMFDARNMMAACDPRRGRYLTVAAIFRGPMSMKEVDEQMLAIQCKNSSYFVEWIPNNVKVAVCDIPPRGLRMASTFIGNSTAIQELFRRISEQFGAMFRRKAFLHWFTGEGMDEMEFSEAESNMNDLVSEYQQYQEATAGEEATFEDEDEVE is encoded by the exons ATGAGGGAAATTGTGCACATACAGACAGGTCAATGTGGCAACCAAACTGGAACTAAG TTTTGGGAGGTGATCAGCGATGAGCACGGGGTCGATGCCACAGGGAACTACGTGGGGGACTCGGCTCTCCAGCTGGAGAGGATCAACGTTTATTACAACGAGGCCTCCT CTCAGAAGTATGTTCCCCGGGCAGTTTTGGTGGACTTGGAACCCGGCACCATGGACAGCGTGCGTTCCGGACCCTTCGGCCAGCTTTTCAGACCTGACAACTTCATCTTTG GGCAGACAGGTGCAGGCAACAACTGGGCCAAGGGCCACTACACGGAGGGAGCTGAACTGATGGACTCGGTGCTGGATGTAGTGCGGAAGGAGTGCGAGCACTGCGACTGCCTGCAGGGCTTCCAGCTCACGCATTCGCTGGGCGGGGGCACGGGATCCGGTATGGGCACCCTGCTCATCAGCAAGATCCGTGAGGAGTTCCCCGACCGCATCGTGAACACTTTCAGTGTGGTGCCTTCACCCAAGGTATCTGACACAGTGGTTGAGCCCTACAACGCCACGCTGTCCATCCACCAGCTGGTGGACAACACTGACGAGACCTATTGCATAGATAATGAGGCGCTCTATGACATCTGTTTCCGCACGCTCAAACTGGCCACCCCCACGTACGGGGACCTCAACCACCTGATGTCAGCCACCATGAGTGGGGTGACTACCTCCTTGCGCTTTCCCGGCCAACTCAATGCCGACCTGCGCAAGCTCGCCGTCAACATGGTGCCCTTCCCCCGCCTCCACTTTTTCATGCCTGGCTTTGCCCCCTTGACGGCCAGGGGCAGCCAACAGTACCAGGCCCTCACCGTACCTGAGCTCACCCAACAGATGTTTGATGCCAGGAACATGATGGCAGCCTGTGACCCACGACGTGGCCGCTACCTGACGGTGGCTGCCATATTTCGTGGGCCGATGTCCATGAAAGAGGTGGACGAGCAGATGCTGGCCATCCAGTGCAAGAATAGCAGCTACTTTGTGGAGTGGATCCCAAACAACGTGAAAGTGGCCGTGTGCGACATCCCTCCCAGAGGCCTCCGAATGGCCTCCACCTTTATCGGCAACAGCACGGCTATCCAAGAGCTGTTCAGACGCATCTCTGAGCAGTTCGGGGCCATGTTTCGACGCAAGGCCTTCCTGCACTGGTTTACTGGGGAGGGCATGGATGAGATGGAGTTCTCGGAAGCAGAGAGCAACATGAATGACCTTGTTTCTGAATACCAGCAGTACCAGGAAGCTACAGCTGGCGAAGAAGCAACATTTGAAGATGAGGATGAGGTCGAGTGA